The Lathyrus oleraceus cultivar Zhongwan6 chromosome 5, CAAS_Psat_ZW6_1.0, whole genome shotgun sequence genome includes the window agcaagttttccGGTCATtacctgctcacgcatttttcaCCTTATCTCCCCCAGAGTCACTGTCcccctagtgagtgtgttactcctatgaATTTTTTCAGTctctcctgatttctttttctttgtgacaattattcaccatgaagattttattcTGCATTGCATACAtttacatcatgaggtctcttagggatcaaaattcgtctctttgttattatttaagcctattctacctcgtcgagacgaagattttaaccttcatatctccggctagaatgaccttaaataggggcatctgtaagaccctaattttgaccctaagatccctgatggcatcatatcattgctcagtgcattgcctcaagggTCATAGTAGGTTTGgttccttaaccctagggttgggacttgtgtgagtggtttgagaccaccaagaatgcttgtattgaatattattgcttttcttattttgactactaaccaaaagcacaaaaatatgtcactaattctttttgttttgaagctcaactgatcatgtgctcccatgctcctaggaggctcctaagctcaatgaaatggcttGTTGAATATGAGAAAAggcatgacaatggtccacaaagctcctaataatcatatatgtctcccaagtgtctccatttgccaatttgatcaatataacccaaagggcttgaggattttttcccaaggaaaccctaatttcattgtgcttcaactatgccttgctcatgaagcaatatcaacctatgatcaaatttaatcaaggtaagttctttcatttatTAATTTATGAATATATGAGAATATTTaaggatcctcaatcattcattcatcaatattggaagtttggccttgaaaagttgaccagtcaagtcatctgactaaactgaggatcacggagatacaacttttgatgtgtttgtcaaatgaagatgatcccaagagaaaacctgttcttaagaaccatatgaacaactttcatgttcatcaaaaatccatttgagacttgtaaggtcatcattcaattcaaaacattataggtcattttgactgaaaccctaattttgggtcaacttcccaaggacctaacttccttaatgtttatgattttgatgtgagaccaaaTTAATTagaaagattaagatgtctaattaaaattttattttgaacaaaatttcataatcataaaataaatacacgtgataatacaaaacattataagtcactttgtacctaagtcattgaatttgaaaaagtgcccaacttcaagtgcccataactttttcatggaaaatccaaatgatgcaaaattgaagtctaaattgatcatcttgaaaatatatacaactttgatgttagagatgtttccatttgaagctttcatcatggaaacagaggggcttgaagatgcttgcttttggtgaGAATTTTTAAAGGGgaacttaaacatgttttgtgACCAAACTTTCACAaccagttttcattaatttccaaatgccaaatgaattttttcccaacatgacttttgttccttatttcaagggatttCCAACCCTTAATCACATTTATTTTTTTTGATCGCGCTAAGCAAGCTCTACTAGGGCTTAGTGCGTTTCCACTTTTCTAACTCTCATTTATTCATTTGTAGATATATTTTTAGGGTATGGTTTTGGAAACTTTTAACCCCATTTCCATTAACACAATTATTTATGAAGAGTAGCTTAGAAATAACATTAGGGGTTATATCTTGAAGATTCGGAGTTGTATTTGCATCAATTTGCTGGACACGACAAGAGATTCTTCTTCATCTTCCTTCTTCTCTTTTTACTTTTCTTATTGGGGTTTTGTATGTTAATTTACTTTGATAGTATGTATATTTATTGATCATGGCATTGTATACGATCTATTTTATGAATCTATATCGATGTCATCTTTATTTACATGTTTTATATTTGGATTTGAACCGCTATTGAGAAATAATCTTCGGATCTTGATCTAAGATGAACATCTGTTAGATTCTAAACTCTAGACATGGATTTAGATCTAACATTCACCGTGGGTATAGATTCTTAATGCCCTATATTATTTAATAGAATGAGAGATCATCGATTAAACAATAGGGTAGAACTCTCATCAACGCTTCAGACATGAACACCGGTGTGAGGGATACATGTTGATATTGATGAGTGTTCTAGGTTATGTACAACTGATTGGTAAATTTGAATATTATATAGGTGGATGAAATTCATTCCTGATGAGTTCTCTCTGTTACTTTAATTTCTTGTGCATATGTTTTACTTTCCGCATTTGTACGCTTTCAAACTCTTCAGCAAGCTTAGAAGTGTAGAGACCGTTGAACGATATTTGATATCGCACTGATCCTTAGGTGATATAGCCCAAAAATACTTCCAACTTAACTTTTGCTCGCTGGCCGCTATACCGCAGCTCGAACACGACTTCAAGAGATTCCTTTAGATCGCTCTCTGCTAAGGCGAACACCTTggccttttttttctttttcaaggCTTCTTGAGCTTTGCCTCATATTGCTTCAACCCATCACGCTCTTCAGTAAAATTCTTCACCAACTCATGCTCTTGAATCAATGCCTCCACAGTCGTGATCGTTTTGGCCTATAGATCATCGACATAATTTTCTTCCAATTCATGATCCTTGAACATCGCACACCCAACAATTAGGCCCCTCAAAAGGTGACTTCCCACCATAGGTACCTGGTTCCCTTATAGATGACGACTTTATAATCATTGCAAACAGACTCCTAATCAATTAAACATTTTCCTAATCAAGTGACTAGGCTCCAAAGTCAATTTTGATGATTTTAATTAAAAATGATATGCATCAAAAAAAAATTAGTGACTGTGATTTAGCCATAATACTTTCATAAATGACCTTGCATCTTTAAAATGCATCGATCACCCAGACGGACACGACCAAGCAAGCTTTGACACTTCCTATCTTTCATACTCTAAAGCTTCAAGCCTTCTTGACGAGGCTTAATATATCTCCATGTTAATTTCCATCACCTAAGAGTTTAACAATTGAACCCATTAGTGATCGTAAATCCTAAGTTTTCACTTGAGAGTCATTGGACTATAATGTTGACTTTAAAACTTGACTCATGAGGATAGATTGATCACTCATCTTGTGAATTTTTGACCGCTTAAGCTACTTAAAAAATTGATTTacttaaaataatattaacatCAAAACCATATCATTTCCAAATCTAAGAAGCTACTGATTTACTTGTATCCTACTATCTATAAGCTTAACTATCTTTGATCACTTCTTAATTATATCTACAAGCATATAGATCCACGTGTAATAATGAGGTAGTCATGATCAAATCTAGCTATGGCCATTGGATCCTCTGTCAAACATAAAGGAAAGCTGAGGGCGCCATCCTCTCAAGTGGTAGCCATGGAGACACCatttcccccccccccccttatatatatatatatatatatatatatatatatatatatatatatatatatatatatatatatatatatatatatatatatatatatatatatatatatatatatatatatatatatatatatatatatatatatatatatatatgttgttatggtgCCTACAATGGTTAAAGTGGGGTTTGATCAGGGTTCTTATTATCAAGGCACCAACGGCCATTCGACCACCTTATAACCCTACCTTAGTACCATAAAGGAGAATAAAATGCATATGGTGGGATTGGCATCCAACCATCAATAGGTGATTCCGATGTACCTAATGAATGACATAAGTCTTTGACGTTATTTGGGAGGGGGAGATGTTTATAGTCGCAAGAACCTATGACTCGAGTAGAATGAAAGGAACTAGAACTTCCTGGTCTTGGACAATTAGTAAGTGCATATAAACGAAAGGGTATGTGAGGGAGGTGGGGGAGTCGTCTTAGTTCGTTCCTCTTCCGAAACAAGGCTCTAGAACAAAATCACCCTCGTCACACGTACTAGAAAGGCTGATGTGTTTTTCAAAAGAAGCCATTGTTTCATCAATGATGTAGTGGGTATCGATGTCCTCGATATTTATGTGTTTGGAAGTGTTGGACACCATTGACTGCTCTGGATTTCCTGAGAAATAATAGGAAAATTATAGTAATTATTGCTACTAGAATCAGAGGTGCTCTTATAACTATCAAACATCCCCATTTCTAAGACCCTATGGTCGATGGTTCGTCGACTCAGTTGGCGTTCTCCATATAATATATGTATAACTTTGCAACTCTCTAATATTTAAAGGCTTTATTACTTTACAAATCTTGTATAATCCCTAATAATCTTTATTGATGAAAAGAAAAGGGTGAGAAAAATAGAAAAGTTATTATACATGTAAGACATAAACGAAGAAGGctttgagcttgtttgaacataTTGCACAAAGGAAGAAGAGTGTGAAAATAGTGTGTCTGACAAATGAATCAAAATATCCTTCTTATAAAATAATAACCTAGGCCGAGTAGACCATAAGTGACTCCTCGTAGGCACATCAATAGCCGTATGGGATCCCCCGTACCGCTAACATATGAAGAAAGGGTTGGGTTCTCGACTATTTACTTTCCCAAGATAAATACATCATTTGGGGCATTTCATGTTACACATGCTATAGTCGGTGACACTCGTGGGACTTTCCTCAAGATATGCTTGAGGGAATCGCCCCAATCTCTACTTAAGGTATTCGCCCCATGCTTTGCTTGAGGGACTCGTCCTAGGTGATGCTTGTGGGACTTGCCCATGCTTCGCTTCAGGGACTAACCCCATATTCCGTTGGAGAAAATCTTGAAAAATCAAGATGGTGATGCATCAAAATTAAATCACTTCGCCCTTTCCAAGACTTATTCATTTGTGCCTAAATAAGAAATGGCCTATGAAAAAGTATGCTTTGGGTTAAAGCCCAGCTAAGGACAGAAAATGAGCTAGTCTCCCAAAGCGGACGAGGGCGCCTGAAGTAGCATGTTTCCCAACTGCGAGTGGCTAATCACCCGATAATATTAGAGTCTCTCACCCATGATCTACCTCATTTGTCTCGTAGATGTAATCATATAACGTTATCAAGAAAGGGGAAAATGTACCCCATATGATCTAGGAGGAGAGAGATCTCTCTAAATTCATGCTCTTCGTAATGGGGGTTGTGGGATCCAACGTTAATTAAACCCGGAGGTCTCTATAAATACCCCAAGCCTCCATGGTTAGAGGAAGATACAATTTTCTAAGATAGAAAATACAGGATCTCTCATAACAATTTCGTGAGCAAATCCTCGTTCTCACACTATTGTACTTTTAGCAAGAAAAAATCTTTATTATAAGTATTAGTTACCATCTTAGAATCCCCAGTACAACATATTATCttatataatatataattcaGTTATAACAACCAACACCTGTAAATAATGCACCTTTCATTATTCATGTTCTCAACCATTCAAAACTTATCTAATCCATTAAACACAAACAAAATCACATGAGGCAACAATATCACCATGGCTTATGGTTGTTGAAGATTTTGAACCTTATTTTATGAGGTAAAAGAAAACTATTTCAATACATTTTAAACTATTGTTGAAAAAAACCAATTTTCAAAATgcaaaatattttaaaatatatgttatttttaaaaGCATGAATTTCATTTGAAGCCCCTAAATGGGTATGATCCACCCATGACCATGGGTATGCGCTAAGAACTTTAAAACTTGTAAAATCATTCATCCATATCAACAAAAATCTAACAAAATATAATATTAACTATGAATAAACTAAAGCAAAACATGTATGTTGTCGACCAAGGAAACTTATCATGAGTTTTTTGTCACCTTAATCAAAAGAGGTTTATCGAAATTAAAGTACATTACCGAAATCACATGTCATTTTGTTACTTTTGATAATATATAAATATTCATAAATAAATTTATGATATTAACTTGTCTTTCTCATATTTATTTGTTGCTAATCAAATCAGTGAGATAAGATGTAGTAAACTTTTGGAGAGAACTCTTCAACACAAATTcacttattttctgcattttattttttatccTCCGCAAGAATCTCCTGAAATTTTTCCTAACAAATATAAATATAcccataaaataaaataaaatattatcATATAAAAAAACATATTGATATTTTCAAAATAATACAACTCAAAATTGAAGagtttaaaatttcaaaataagGTTACTTACATTAGTCATTGGTGCTTCTCTCCCTTTCTTCGCAAGCAATTTTTTCTGAAAAATTTTGATAGCACAATATTGAAAGTTTAAAAATAAtcaagaatatacaaatttttACTTAACTTCTTCCAatagaatccatctccatgacAATTTTGATATTGTTTAATTAAGTATTTTTGTAATTAAGTGTTATAATCCATCTCCATGACTATTATAAGTGTTATATTTGTAATGTATTCAAAAAGATTTACTTACTTTGCTTTTGCGTTCGGGAAGTTCTCCATACTTTTCATAGTTGTTAACTGCTTCTATGGAACGAACGGTAAAACCTTTTATTTTGTGACGAAAGGACTACAATAcaatattaattaattaaatatatgtATGATTAAATAATTTGTATAAAACATAATTTATACCTCTCTATAAAAAATGAAAAGTACAACTAAAGTAGATGAAAGAATAAGTCAAAAATAATTCctaaaatattaaataatatatatttaatgAGAAGTGTCTAGCTTTTTAATAGCGCAAAATATATCTAAGCATTTTCTTCTAGAATATTGTCTATTAAGGATACATTATTTTTGATTGGTTCGAAGCACATgaaaaaatattaaaagtttttattttaaatttgaGAGAATACCTTATCAACTTTAATTCCATCTTTTCGCGGTATCTCTGTAACTTCCCAATTATCAATCCATTCAGCAGGTAGTTTTTTGTGGCTTCTTGGCTTTCTTGTTGATGAAGAAGATGGTCTTACAATCTAAATCCAAATATAATTTAAAAGATATTAATATTTGAGTAATGGTTGAGAAGATATAAGAAAATATAAATTACCTTATTTCTTTCAGTAATGGTTGAGACCAAATCACCAGTAATATTATCATTATTGTTATTAGGGTCGAAATACCAAGATATTGGATCAACGTCGAGTACTTCATCATCCTGATCCTTTAATAGGTATATATAACACAAATACAAGTGTAATTAAACTCAATGTATCTGTAATATACAGTATAAATTATACAATTCATTCTATCAAATAGGCAATCTATAACACACCATGCTTAGGTTAGATTATTTAGTTATACAATTCATTTCAAAGAAACAAATCATTATAAATCAAAGCATGTACATTAAATAATCTTATAAGATAATAGCACATTAATACCaaaaaaaatcatgttttctttTAGATCAATGCAAAACGAATTTTAGAGATTAAAAAATATGTATATTAAAAAAGGGAAAGATCAAACCCTCATGATTGGTTTAATGGTGAAGATTTTGATCTTGAAAGTATGCTCTTCATAATCGAATCTTGCTAAATACAAATAATTCATGTGTTGGGTCAAATTCATATAGAGTTTTACCTTAGTTTTAAATAGGGTCACCGCAAGTAAACGGTGAGATTTATCCTTTTAAATTAATCGATCCTAAATCTGAATACTAAGATTTCAAAAATAAAGGATAGGTAtgaaaacaaaaagaaattatagaaaattaaacTACATATTCAATATGTAATTTTAATTCCTTCTTTTATCACTTACAATAGTGTATTACCTTTTAGAATAAAAGTGAAATATACTTGAAATTTGATATTACTGGTCTTACCATTTTAATCAAAGAcattattttaaatattattttgatttaaataTCATTGTACTTTGACGCATAGTGTATCATATTATGCATTGGTATTATCCATATAGCTATAAAATTTACTCCTCTAATATTAAAATTTAATCCTctaatattaaaatttaaaataataaaagtatGCTTACAGATCTTAATGttaaatatttaataaatatatattaaaaatgTACATTCAAACATACAATATATAATTAAGCTTAATATAATTTATCACGAAAAGAACATGTTTTTTCATATCTATATACTATTTTTTAATGGAAAAATATATTAAAACAATATAAATAAAAgaattataataaaatattaacaatactctaaacaaaaaaagaaaaaaaaaagatgagacaataaaaagaaaagcaaacaCCGTCATTCTAATTGAAAATTAAACAGAAATGAGAGATCTTACCACAAGCCTAAACCATATCAGGTAAAGAGAAAACCAAATCACAACActaaaattgaaaaaaaaatatatgcATGCTTAATATTCAATTTTTTAATAAAGACACATATTATTGCATAATATcatgaagaagaaaatgaaaaaatacaataaaaaaaaCTAAGATGTGAGTATATCGGTAATAATCAAAGATATATACTAGTGAATATGTTGTTAGaaaaaacaatcaaacaatagaaagAATTGTTTACCATTTCTAGCGAAGTCTTAACATTCAAGTTTGGATCTGTCGCCATGAATTATGGTATTActgtcaaaacaaataaaactCAAAGTTGTAAGTTGTAAAATAATTATAGGAAATTAAGAATATGACTTCTTGTATAGGAGATTATTGTTTCATTACCGATAAGAGAAAATACTAAACTTAATTCTTACCTCAACTCTGTTGATATACTTGGTGGAGTCGGTTGCTAGTTTCTCTTGTGTCAGTATTCAGAGAGATTGTTTGATATGGAATACTCTAAATAATTTTTGtgctttttatttttttaatactTGACTTGTTTGTTTTAATTTCATTCTTTTTTTTCTGACTTGTCTTATGATTTTAAGTCAAATTATAAATATAATAGAACATATTATTATATATTTAGTATTGCTTTAATATTTTATTGATAAACTCATTCAAAATATTAATTTATATGTATATCTATTGTTTTAAGATTTGACCAAGAAATGAAAATATACATATTTTAATACTTTTATTGAAGTGTTTATGACCGGTTAGTAAAAAAGTATTAAAAagattatattttaattttttttcaaatattaaaacaataatatgtatatatatttattaatatttttaataaattttttaattaaatattaaaataataatattcataaaaaaaaataaagTTAAAACAAGGTTACACCAATAACTCAAAGAGAAAAGGAGTTATAAAGAGGAAGGGGACAACATCAAACCCTTTAAAAAAAGCTAAAGATAAAAGTAGGGAGAATGATCTTATTGTGATCGTACAATGTAAGAGTTTTAAGAGTTATCTTATCAAACCAAGTAAACCCTATGGAGGTTAGGCCCAAAGAGGCATACTCGTCTACTAAGTTATTACCTTTCTTATAAGTGTAAAAAATAATGAAATTCATGTCTTTAACAAATAACATACAATTTATCCATCGATTTCTTAAGTGTTAAGGAACTAGGAGTGAAGAGGCACATGTTAAAGTTGACATTTTTTAGTCTGTTTTTAGCCACAAATTCTTCTAATTACGAGCATGAGCGACCTCAATGGCATGGATGACCCCTAAAAGCTTGACATGAAATGTAATGTAAGAACCTAAGTTAATATTGAAGCTACCAAGGAAAGAGGCACAATGCTGCCTAAAAATTGCAA containing:
- the LOC127080109 gene encoding uncharacterized protein LOC127080109 isoform X1 translates to MATDPNLNVKTSLEMDQDDEVLDVDPISWYFDPNNNNDNITGDLVSTITERNKIVRPSSSSTRKPRSHKKLPAEWIDNWEVTEIPRKDGIKVDKSFRHKIKGFTVRSIEAVNNYEKYGELPERKSKKKLLAKKGREAPMTNEKFQEILAEDKK
- the LOC127080109 gene encoding uncharacterized protein LOC127080109 isoform X2, yielding MATDPNLNVKTSLEMDQDDEVLDVDPISWYFDPNNNNDNITGDLVSTITERNKIVRPSSSSTRKPRSHKKLPAEWIDNWEVTEIPRKDGIKVDKSFRHKIKGFTVRSIEAVNNYEKYGELPERKSKKKLLAKKGREAPMTNEILAEDKK